A single region of the Penaeus vannamei isolate JL-2024 chromosome 23, ASM4276789v1, whole genome shotgun sequence genome encodes:
- the LOC113808619 gene encoding uncharacterized protein isoform X1, with product MKVTLILVLVAVVGLSSAYSLGDVYEKLHRVERDVSSASTGTSSMERIEKRDISSGTTSLERIERSDAFAASHDLDLRRLRRQVYSSESESSEESSEERTTAAP from the exons atgAA GGTGACACTGATCCTGGTCCTGGTGGCCGTCGTCGGCCTCTCCTCTGCCTACTCCCTCGGCGATGTCTACGAGAAGCTCCATCGTGTCGAGAG ggACGTGAGCTCAGCGAGCACGGGGACGAGCTCCATGGAGAGGATAGAAAAAAG gGACATCAGCTCAGGGACCACCTCCTTGGAGAGGATTGAGAGAAG TGACGCCTTCGCTGCCTCTCACGACCTCGATCTGAGGCGCCTCAGGAG ACAAGTCTACAGCTCCGAGAGTGAGAGCTCTGAGGAATCCTCTGAGGAAAGGACAACTGCCGCTCCTTGA
- the LOC113808619 gene encoding uncharacterized protein isoform X2, with translation MKVTLILVLVAVVGLSSAYSLGDVYEKLHRVERDVSSASTGTSSMERIEKSDAFAASHDLDLRRLRRQVYSSESESSEESSEERTTAAP, from the exons atgAA GGTGACACTGATCCTGGTCCTGGTGGCCGTCGTCGGCCTCTCCTCTGCCTACTCCCTCGGCGATGTCTACGAGAAGCTCCATCGTGTCGAGAG ggACGTGAGCTCAGCGAGCACGGGGACGAGCTCCATGGAGAGGATAGAAAAAAG TGACGCCTTCGCTGCCTCTCACGACCTCGATCTGAGGCGCCTCAGGAG ACAAGTCTACAGCTCCGAGAGTGAGAGCTCTGAGGAATCCTCTGAGGAAAGGACAACTGCCGCTCCTTGA